CGCCCTGGCCAAGATCTTCGCCACCAGCTTCACCATCTCGTCCGGCGGCTCGGGCGGCGTCTTCGCCCCGTCGCTGGTCATCGGCGCCATGCTAGGCGGCAGCTTCGGCGCCATCATGGACAGCCTGTTCCCCGCCCTGGTGCAGGACCCCCGGGCCTATGTGCTGATCGGCATGGCCGGCTTCTTCGCCGGCGTTTCCAACACCCCCATCGCCACCCTGATCATGGTCTGCGAGCTGACCGGCAACTACGCCCTGCTGGCGCCGCTGATGCTGGTCTGTGTCGTCGCCATGGTCGTCTTCCGCAAGAACACCATCTATTGCCGGCAGGTCGCCAACCGGACCGAATCTCCGGCCCACTTCGGCGATTTCATCGTCGACGTCCTCGAGGGGATCCACGTCGCCGATCTGGCCGAACACGGCCGGAAACCCCACACCATCCCGGAGCACATGCCCCTGTCGGAGATTCTGGAAGAGATTGCCAACGCCGAGGGAGCCTACTACCCCACTGTCGACAAGGACGGCAACATGACCGGCATCTTCTCGGTCAACGACATCCGGCGCATTCTCGCCGAAGACCTGCCGCCGATGCTGGTGCTGGCCCGCGACATCGCCAACGCCAATGTCATCACCGCCCGCCCCGACGAACTGCTGACCGACGTCATGCGCAAGATGAGCAGCCGCGGACTGGAAGAGATTCCGGTGATGAACATCACCGACCCGCGCAAGGTGCATTTCATGCTTTCGCGCCGGGCCGTCCTCGCCCGCTACGCCGCCGAACTGGAAAAGAAGAAGGAAATCTACCGACCGGGCTGAAACCTGCCGACATTCCCTTCTCCAGCGACCGACAGCCCCAGAAAAGCATCCCGCTCCGGGCCACCGCCCGTTCACTGACCCACCGTTTCCCTCGTTCATCACATTTTTTTCCGTGCTTTTTCTCCGGCAGGGCCTATAATGATGACCTAAACAGTCGGCTTTAGGGGTCCAACCATGCGTCCAGTCCTGCCCTCCCTGATCCTGCTCTTCGCAGTCATCCCCCCACTCAGCGCCGCCACCCTGCAAGGCACCTGCAGCGTTGCCTTCTTCGCCTCTTCGACCCTGCACGATTTCGAAGGCGAGGGCCGTTGCCATCCGTTCAGTATCGAGATCGATGATCAGGGCCGGCTGCAGGCGACCGACATCACCGTTCCGGTCGCCGAAATGACCACCCACAACAAGAAACGGGACCGGAAGATGCGGGAAACGTTCGACGCCGAGCACTTTCCGCTGATAACCGGCCATCTGGCCGCCGCTCCGCTGGCGACCCTGCGCGACCAGCTGCACCAGGTTGCCGCGGGTGATGGCGCCTTCACGCTGACGCTGGGCATCAGGAACCGGGGCCGGACCGTGAGTGCCCGGATCGCCGACCTGGTCGATTCCCCTGAGAAGTTGGCGTTTCACTTGACATTCCCCGTTTCCCTGAAAAGCTATGGTTTGAAACCTCCGCCGGTCCTCGGATTCATCCGCGTAGCCGACCGGGTCAGGGTCGAGGTCGAGGTCGAACTCGAACCCCTGCCAACCCCGTGGCAGGAAAACGAACGGAAGGTATCCGCCAGATGAGCCCCGCCATCCATGCCATCGCCACGGCCACCCCGGAAATCGCCTACGATCAGCAGGAAGTCGGCGCCTGGATGCAGGACCGAACCGACGATCCCCGGCAACGCCGCATCCTCAAAGCCCTCTACCGGACCAGCGGCATCCAGACCCGGCACAGCGTGATTCCCGGTTTCGGCCGGGATTTCTTCATCCGGGACACCGACGGACAGCTGCAGGAGCCGACCACCGGCGCCCGCAACGCCATCTACAGCCGCGAAGCCAGACAGCTCGGCCTGCAGGCCGGCCGGCAGCTGCTGGAGAAGGCGAAAGGCTTTGCGCCGGAGCAGGTTACCCATGTGGTGACCGCCTCCTGCACCGGCTTCTTCAACCCCGGACTCGACTATTTCCTGGTCCGCGAGCTCGGTCTGCCGGCCACCGTCGAACGCTACCATCTCGGCTTCATGGGCTGCTACGCCGCCTTTCCCGCCCTGCGCATGGCGGCCCAGTTCTGCCAGGCCGATCCGCAGGCGGTGGTGCTGGTGCTTTGCCTCGAGCTCTGCTCGCTGCATATCCAGCTGGGCGGCCGCGAGGATCAACTGTTGGCCAACGCCCTGTTCGCCGATGGCGCCGCGGCAGCCCTGGTCAGCACCCGGCCGCCGCAACCCGGCCAGACCGTCCTGGCCCTGGAAGCCTTCCGCTCGGCGCTGGTGCCCGATGGCGAGGCGGACATGGCCTGGAGCATCGGCGATCGCGGTTTCGACATCGCCCTGTCGAGCTATGTGCCGAAAATCCTCGGTGCGAACATCGCCGCCGTGGTCGATGACCTGTTGCGAAACAGCGGCAGCAACCGGGAGCAGATCGGCGACTGGGCGATCCATCCCGGCGGCAAGTCGATCATCGACCAGGTCGCCAGGGCCCTGGAGCTGCAGCCCGAGCAGATCGCCGCACCGCGGGCGGTGCTGCGCGACTTCGGCAACATGAGCAGTGCTACCGTCCTGTTCGTCCTGCAGCAGCTGCTGGACGGCGAGCGCAGCGACCGGCCGCAGATCTGCAGCATGGCCTTCGGCCCCGGACTGACGGTCGAACTGGGCCTGCTGCGCTACCAGCAGGGCTGAGGTCATGGCGACCCAGGCCTGGGATGTCCTGATCGTCGGTGCCGGACCGGTCGGGCTGCTGCTCGGCAACCTGCTCGGCCAGACCCGGAAACGGGTGCTGCTCATCGACCGCCACCCTGGCCCGCCGACCGCCTCGATGGCCATCGGCATCACCCCACCGTCGCTGGCCATCCTGCGCACGCTCGACCTCGACCGGCGGTTCTGCGCCTCCGGGGTGCGGGTCGAACACGCCGTGGTGCACGGCCACCGGCGGCGGCTCGGCGAGCTCTCCTTCGCCGGTCTCGATTCTCCCTGGCCGTTCATCCTCTCCCAGCCCCAGGCCACGACCGTCCGCCTGCTGGAAGAGAACCTGACCCGCTTCCCGAACGTGGAACTGCGCCGCGAGCTGCACCTGGAACGGCTCGAACAGCAGCCCGGACAGGTCGAGGTCGAACTGCGCACCGCCAGCGGACACCCCCTGGGCGAGAGCTGCCGTTTTCTAGCCGGCTGCAGCGGGGCCGAGGGGAGCGTGCGCCGCCAGTGCAGGCTCGCCGACCAGCCGCACTCCTACCCGCAGAGCTTTCTGATGGCCGACTTCGCCGACAGCGGCGAGCTGGGAGGCAGCGCCCATCTCTGGTTCACCGCCGACGGCTCGGTCGAATCCTTCCCCCTGCCGCAGCAACGCCGCCGCTGGATCATCCAGACGCCACAGCTCTGCCGGGACGTGGACCCGGGTTATCTCCCTGAAATCGTGGCCCGCCGCACCGGCTGCCGGCTACGGTCTCCGCCCCTGTTTCAGAGCGCCTTCGGGGTCCGCAGACTGCTCGCCCGCTCCTACGTCCGCGGGCGGGTAGTGCTGGCCGGCGACGCCGCACATCTGATGAGCCCGGTCGGCGGCCAGGGGATGAACACCGGCTTCGCCGACGCAGCCTGGCTGGCGCAGGCCCTGGACGGAATGCTGACCGGCAGCGGCTCGCCGGCCCTGCTGGAGGAGTACAGCACCGCCCGCCGCGAAGCGGCGCGGGTCGCCATCGGCCGGGCCGGCCGCGGCATGTGGCTGGGCACCCGTCGCGGCCGGCTGCACTGCCTGTGGCGCGAACCGCTGCTGAAACTGCTGCTGTCACCGGCGATCCGTCACCATCTGCCACCATATTTCGCCATGCTGACCATCCCCAACAACCCGCCCCAGGCCTGCCCGGCCCTCGGTCAGCGATCCGGGACATGTTCATCATGACGAAAGATGCTGGCTCAAGGAACGCCCATGCCCCGCTTCAACCTCGACAGCCGTAACTGGCTCGACAGCCCCGAACGCAAACGCGACTACAACCGCCGGCACTTCGCCGCCGCCGCCGCGGCCTACGACCGGGCCACCGTCGCCATGAGCCTCGGCCGCGACCGGGCCTGGAAACGAAGGATGCTGACGCTGCTGCCCGACCATCCCCGGCCGCGCTGCCTCGACCTGGCCTGCGGCACCGGCGACATCTGCGAACTGCTGGCGCGCCGCTATCCCCGGGGAGAGATTGTCGGCCTGGACCTGACCTGCGAAATGCTCGAGCTGGCACGACGGCGCGTCACGGCAGCCAACGTCCGGTTCGTCGAGAGGGACATGGCCGAAACCGGCTTCGCCGACGCGTCCTTCGACATCATCACCGGCAGCTACGCCCTGCGCAACGCGCCCGACCTTCCCCTGGCCCTGAACGAGATCAGGCGCCTGCTCAAGCCCGGCGGCCAGGCCTGTTTTCTCGATTTCGCCCGCGCCGGGCACCCCGTCGCCCGCCGCCTGCAATACCTTCTGCTACGCAGCTGGTGCGGACTCTGGGGACGCGTCCTCTCCGGCAGCTGGCAGGTACACGGCTATATCGCCGAAAGCCTGGCCCGCTACCCCGACAGCCGCCAGCTGGCTGCGATGCTGGCGGAGGCCGGTCTGGAACGAATCGACGAACAGGAGCTTTTCGGTGGTATGATGAGGCTGTTGCTGGTGCGGCGCCCTGCCGCCGGCAAAAACGACTGCTGAAGGAGCCATGCATGACACGCCCGTTGCACGCCGTTATCGTCAGCTGCCTGATCGGCAACGACGCCGGTGAGGTTCTGCTCATCCGCCATCCGAAACGGGGCTGGGAACTGCCCCAGGGACATGTCGAGCAGGGAGAGGACCTGTTGACCGCCGTCCGGCGGGAGGTGCGGGAAGAGACCGGAATCGAAATCGCCGTCGAGCGCCTGGCGGCCATCTTCAGCAAGCAGGAACCGGCTCCTTCGGCTGTCATCTTCGGATTTCACGCCCGCCATACCGGCGGCGAAATGCGGCCGAGCGACGAAAGCCTGGAGGTCGCCTGGTTCAGCCGGCAACAGGCCATCCGGTTGCCCGAACATCCGGTCAACCGGGAAAGGCTCGCGGTGCTGTTGCGCCCGGAATCCGGAATCGTCTACCAGGCCTACACTACCGGCCCCTACCGGATAACGGTCGGCGACATCCCGCTCTGGAGCGATGCAGGGAGAGTGAACGCCTAGTCGAGATAGTCGGCGATGAGAATGCCTCGGGAGGCCGGATCGACATCGGCGACGATGCAGTCGAGCTCGGCCGTTGCCAGGTCGCGTTTTTCCGGCTGCCGCAACCGGTGACCGGCGGCGTCGAACAGGATCTTCAGGCTGACGCCGTCAGTTTTGCCCATCCCCGCTTCGGTGACCAGTCCCACCTCACTGCTGGTCAGCCGCACCAGGCTGCCGACCGGGTAGGGGCCGACATGTTCGGCAAAACGTGCCAGCAGCTCGGGATGATAGATGCTGCCCCGCACCTCGAGCATGCGTTCGACCGCCTTTCTCGGTGTCATCGGCTGCTGGTAGGGACGCAGGGTGGTCATGGCGTCGTAGGCGTCGGCAATCGCCACCATGTGCACCGTCTCGGGCAGGTTCATCCGCGCCGCCGCCCGGGGATAGCCCTGCCGGTCGTAGCGCAGATGATGGCCCAGGGCCATCTGAATCGCCTCACCCGGGATCGCCTCCATCCGCTGGAGAATCCGGACGCCCTCCTCCGGATGTTGCTGAATCCGCTCGAACTCCTCGCTGGTCAGCTGCCCCGGCTTGTTGATGATGCCGATATCGATCTTCAGCTTGCCCAGATCATGCAGCAACGCCCCCAGGCCGAGAACGCGCAGGGCCGCTTCGTCCAGGCCGCAGGCGCGCCCGACGGCCAGGGCGATAACCGAAACGTTGACCGAATGGCGAAAGGTGTAATCGTCGTAATCCTTGATCAGGGTCAGCGCCAGCAGGGCGTGCGGCTCGGCCAGGGTGGTTTCGACCATCGCCCGCACGGCATCGATGGCCGCGCCGGTTTGGGGGATCTTGCCGATGCGGACATCGTTGATGATCGACTCGGTGACACTGATCGCCTGTTCGTAAATCCTGCGCGCCCGACCGCTGGCTTCCTGCTCATCTTCCGGCCCGACCTCGAGATGCCGGATGCCCGCCTGCTGCATGCGCACAGCCAGCAGCTCGCAGTGCCCCCTGCCGCCGGTCAGAAGCACCAGAAAATCGGCCAGTTCCACCGGCTGCACTCCCCGGCGGATGACCATGCGGCCGATTCCCCAGGATTCAAACAGGGCTCGCAGGCTCTCGGCGGAAGGGAACCCGTCGACAAAGAGAAAATCGTTGCAGAACAGGGTCCGCTGATGCACGCCCAGAACCACCTCCGGCCGGACAAGCAGCATCTGCTGCAGGCAGCGGTGCCATTCGGCGATCTGTTTCTGCAGGCTGGGATGCTGTGCCGGGTAGAGTTTCAGGCCCTGGCAGGCGCGCAACATCAACTGGACAGTGACGACAGGCCGCTCTTCGCTCATACCCCCCTCCTTCGAAACCGGCCGTCCATGCGGGCCGCCGCTTCCGGCAATGTACCCCAGGGCCGCGAAAAAAGTCCAATACCTGGGCATATACGGAAAAAAACGGCGGCTTGCGCCATTCAGGGACTCGACATCACGCAATCGGGAATCGCGCGCAAGTCGCACAGCGACATCGAGGATTGAACCTGAATCAGTGAGCTCGTGCCTCTTTTTCAGCCGGCCGGCCCCTCCGTTCAGTGGCTTCCACGGGAGGAACAGGGACGAGGGATGAGGGACGAGGGACAAAGGACAGGGCTTGCCCTTCCAGCCTTTACTCGTCCCTCGTCCCTCGTCACTGCTTTTTGGCCGCCCTCACACCACCTGTTCCATGGCCCATACCCCACACGGACATATCCCCGCACAAATGCTGCAGCCGATGCAGACCTCGTCGTCGGAGACGTACTCGAAGGTGCCGTCCTCCTTCTCGAGCCGGCGGATGGCCCCTTCGGGGCAGGCCTCGAGGCACATGGAACAGTCGCGGCAGGTGCCGCAGGAGATGCAGCGCAGCGTCTCCTCGGTACCGTCGGTGACACAGAAGCGGCCCCGGTTTCGCGGCTTGAACAGCTCCTTGGAGAGGCAGCTCTGGTTGATCATCTCCGGCTTCTGGATCGGCTCCGGCTGCCGGCCCGCGAAGATCTCGTTGATGTAGTGGATCGCCTCCTGGCCGTGGCCGATGGCGTGGGTGAGCAGGCCGGGCTGCACGGTGTCGCCGATGGCGAAGACACCGGGCGCCTTGACTACCTGGCCGCAGGCATCGACCTCCATCATGCCACGATCGGTCAGCCACTCGCGCGGCACGAACGACAGGTCGGGGCGCTCGCCGATGGAGATGATGATGTCATCGGCCTCGATCAGCTCGCCGTCCTTGGTCCACAGCCCCTCTTCGGTCACCTTTTCGGTGAAGACCGGCCAGCGGATTTCGCCGCCGAGGGCCTTGACGTGGTCGATCTCCTTCTTGAAAGCGGCCGGGCGCTGGATGTCGATGGCGATCACCTTTTCCGCCCCCATGGCGTAGGCGCCGAGGCAGACGTCCATGCCGGCGTTGCCGGCGCCGATCACTACCACCCGCTTGCCGATTTTCGGCTTCTGGCCGGCGTTGACCTGCTTGAGAAAATCGAGGCCCTTGATCAGGCGTTCATGCCCCGGGAAGGGGATGACCACCGGGTTGTGCGCCCCGGAAGCGATCACCACCGCATCGTAATCGGCGCGGATCTTTTCGAACAGTTCGCGATCGACCGGGGTGTTGGTGCGGATGTCGACGCCGAGCGACTTGATGCGGCGGATCTCGCTCTGCAGCGAATCCTCCGGCAGCCGCTCGGTGGGAATGACCTGCCGCAGCTTGCCGCCGACCTCGTGATCAGCCTCGAAGACCGTCACCGCGTGCCCGGAAAGCCGCGCCTGCCAGGCGGCCGACAGGCCGCCGGGACCGCCGCCGATCACCGCCACCTTCCTGCCGGTATCCGGCTGCGGCTCCGGCGCCGGCACATCCCGCGACAGGCGGCCGAGCGCCGCCATGCTCACCGCCTTGTCGACATACCGGCGGCTGCAGGCGTCCATGCAGGGATTGGGGCAGACCTCACCGCAGACGCTGGCCGGAAAGGGCGAATACTTGAGCACCAGTTGCAGCGCCTCCTCGTACTTGCCCCGACGCAGCAGATTGATCCGGTCCTGGGTCGGAATGTTCGAGGGGCAGGCAACCTGGCAGGGGGCGCCGAAGCGCTTGTCCTGCCAACGCGGAATCTTCAGCCGGTCTTCGCCGGTGTTGACCAGCCCGGCGACATGCAGGCAGTCGTCCTGCACGACATCGCCGAAAATGCCGCCCTCGACCCATTTCTGCTCGCGGAATTCGCGTATGCTGATGCGCGAATGGACCTTGCGCTCCTCGTAGCTCTTGGCGACGATCTTGCGCCAGCGGGAAAAATCGCCCAGCTCGTCCAGCAACTCCGGCCGGCCGATCTTCTGCAGAAAGAGCGGCAGCCCCTGCTCGAGAAAGGCGCGGTCGGCATCATCGAGATTGAGCTGCCAGACATCGTTCGACAGCCCCTTGACCGGTCCGCGCACGTAGATGGTGCCGCCGACCATGCCGACGCAGGCCCGGTCGCCCAGCACCGATTCCTCGTTCTCGCAGCCATAGCCGCAGACGACGGCGACGCCGCCGCCCATGAACTCGAAACTGAAGGAACCGGTGCGCTTCAGCACCCAGAACTCAGGCGGCTCGTAGGCCGGGTCGTGCTTCATCAGCGAACCGGAGCGGGTTCCCACCCGGCCGGC
This Geothermobacter ehrlichii DNA region includes the following protein-coding sequences:
- a CDS encoding FAD-dependent oxidoreductase translates to MAAKIIGFDENNRRISTQQLLQKIYAALEAGETEFEILSSGHHDIGGPLWTEDGAPLKFRVKNPGQRVGSFGLDGTEIVVEGSAPADAGWLNAGAELTILGDGGDTTAHCAASGKIYVAGRVGTRSGSLMKHDPAYEPPEFWVLKRTGSFSFEFMGGGVAVVCGYGCENEESVLGDRACVGMVGGTIYVRGPVKGLSNDVWQLNLDDADRAFLEQGLPLFLQKIGRPELLDELGDFSRWRKIVAKSYEERKVHSRISIREFREQKWVEGGIFGDVVQDDCLHVAGLVNTGEDRLKIPRWQDKRFGAPCQVACPSNIPTQDRINLLRRGKYEEALQLVLKYSPFPASVCGEVCPNPCMDACSRRYVDKAVSMAALGRLSRDVPAPEPQPDTGRKVAVIGGGPGGLSAAWQARLSGHAVTVFEADHEVGGKLRQVIPTERLPEDSLQSEIRRIKSLGVDIRTNTPVDRELFEKIRADYDAVVIASGAHNPVVIPFPGHERLIKGLDFLKQVNAGQKPKIGKRVVVIGAGNAGMDVCLGAYAMGAEKVIAIDIQRPAAFKKEIDHVKALGGEIRWPVFTEKVTEEGLWTKDGELIEADDIIISIGERPDLSFVPREWLTDRGMMEVDACGQVVKAPGVFAIGDTVQPGLLTHAIGHGQEAIHYINEIFAGRQPEPIQKPEMINQSCLSKELFKPRNRGRFCVTDGTEETLRCISCGTCRDCSMCLEACPEGAIRRLEKEDGTFEYVSDDEVCIGCSICAGICPCGVWAMEQVV
- a CDS encoding YceI family protein, which encodes MRPVLPSLILLFAVIPPLSAATLQGTCSVAFFASSTLHDFEGEGRCHPFSIEIDDQGRLQATDITVPVAEMTTHNKKRDRKMRETFDAEHFPLITGHLAAAPLATLRDQLHQVAAGDGAFTLTLGIRNRGRTVSARIADLVDSPEKLAFHLTFPVSLKSYGLKPPPVLGFIRVADRVRVEVEVELEPLPTPWQENERKVSAR
- a CDS encoding NUDIX hydrolase, translating into MTRPLHAVIVSCLIGNDAGEVLLIRHPKRGWELPQGHVEQGEDLLTAVRREVREETGIEIAVERLAAIFSKQEPAPSAVIFGFHARHTGGEMRPSDESLEVAWFSRQQAIRLPEHPVNRERLAVLLRPESGIVYQAYTTGPYRITVGDIPLWSDAGRVNA
- a CDS encoding FAD-dependent oxidoreductase produces the protein MATQAWDVLIVGAGPVGLLLGNLLGQTRKRVLLIDRHPGPPTASMAIGITPPSLAILRTLDLDRRFCASGVRVEHAVVHGHRRRLGELSFAGLDSPWPFILSQPQATTVRLLEENLTRFPNVELRRELHLERLEQQPGQVEVELRTASGHPLGESCRFLAGCSGAEGSVRRQCRLADQPHSYPQSFLMADFADSGELGGSAHLWFTADGSVESFPLPQQRRRWIIQTPQLCRDVDPGYLPEIVARRTGCRLRSPPLFQSAFGVRRLLARSYVRGRVVLAGDAAHLMSPVGGQGMNTGFADAAWLAQALDGMLTGSGSPALLEEYSTARREAARVAIGRAGRGMWLGTRRGRLHCLWREPLLKLLLSPAIRHHLPPYFAMLTIPNNPPQACPALGQRSGTCSS
- a CDS encoding type III polyketide synthase, translated to MSPAIHAIATATPEIAYDQQEVGAWMQDRTDDPRQRRILKALYRTSGIQTRHSVIPGFGRDFFIRDTDGQLQEPTTGARNAIYSREARQLGLQAGRQLLEKAKGFAPEQVTHVVTASCTGFFNPGLDYFLVRELGLPATVERYHLGFMGCYAAFPALRMAAQFCQADPQAVVLVLCLELCSLHIQLGGREDQLLANALFADGAAAALVSTRPPQPGQTVLALEAFRSALVPDGEADMAWSIGDRGFDIALSSYVPKILGANIAAVVDDLLRNSGSNREQIGDWAIHPGGKSIIDQVARALELQPEQIAAPRAVLRDFGNMSSATVLFVLQQLLDGERSDRPQICSMAFGPGLTVELGLLRYQQG
- a CDS encoding HD-GYP domain-containing protein → MSEERPVVTVQLMLRACQGLKLYPAQHPSLQKQIAEWHRCLQQMLLVRPEVVLGVHQRTLFCNDFLFVDGFPSAESLRALFESWGIGRMVIRRGVQPVELADFLVLLTGGRGHCELLAVRMQQAGIRHLEVGPEDEQEASGRARRIYEQAISVTESIINDVRIGKIPQTGAAIDAVRAMVETTLAEPHALLALTLIKDYDDYTFRHSVNVSVIALAVGRACGLDEAALRVLGLGALLHDLGKLKIDIGIINKPGQLTSEEFERIQQHPEEGVRILQRMEAIPGEAIQMALGHHLRYDRQGYPRAAARMNLPETVHMVAIADAYDAMTTLRPYQQPMTPRKAVERMLEVRGSIYHPELLARFAEHVGPYPVGSLVRLTSSEVGLVTEAGMGKTDGVSLKILFDAAGHRLRQPEKRDLATAELDCIVADVDPASRGILIADYLD
- a CDS encoding ubiquinone/menaquinone biosynthesis methyltransferase, whose protein sequence is MPRFNLDSRNWLDSPERKRDYNRRHFAAAAAAYDRATVAMSLGRDRAWKRRMLTLLPDHPRPRCLDLACGTGDICELLARRYPRGEIVGLDLTCEMLELARRRVTAANVRFVERDMAETGFADASFDIITGSYALRNAPDLPLALNEIRRLLKPGGQACFLDFARAGHPVARRLQYLLLRSWCGLWGRVLSGSWQVHGYIAESLARYPDSRQLAAMLAEAGLERIDEQELFGGMMRLLLVRRPAAGKNDC